From a region of the Corallococcus coralloides DSM 2259 genome:
- a CDS encoding class I SAM-dependent methyltransferase translates to MVFPFLARWSLGLALVTTAGACRSEPQAEAPPAPARTAAPEPATELHGVGSVEGVDAAYDRARQPARFVAALGLAPGQRVADVGAGLGYFTQRLAEAVGPTGQVVATDINDEAIQRLRARVLGRKNIEVRKVAPDAPGLEAGAYDLILLSEVDHFFGDRVDYLTRLRPALTPQGRIAVTHLRAMRPPLVAAAQTAGYAIASEYGDLPDHYLLFLRPAVSP, encoded by the coding sequence GTGGTGTTCCCTTTCCTGGCGCGGTGGAGTCTGGGTCTCGCCCTGGTCACGACGGCCGGAGCCTGCCGCTCCGAGCCCCAGGCCGAAGCACCGCCCGCACCCGCGCGGACCGCCGCGCCGGAGCCGGCCACGGAGCTGCATGGCGTTGGGAGTGTCGAAGGCGTGGATGCCGCGTATGACCGCGCCCGTCAGCCCGCCCGGTTCGTGGCCGCGTTGGGGCTTGCTCCGGGACAGCGAGTGGCGGACGTCGGTGCGGGGCTGGGGTACTTCACGCAGCGGCTCGCGGAGGCGGTGGGCCCCACGGGCCAGGTGGTCGCCACCGACATCAACGACGAAGCCATCCAGCGGCTGCGCGCGCGGGTGCTCGGACGCAAGAACATCGAGGTGCGGAAGGTGGCGCCGGACGCGCCGGGACTCGAAGCGGGCGCGTACGATCTGATCCTCCTCTCGGAGGTGGATCACTTCTTCGGGGACCGGGTGGACTACCTCACCCGGCTGCGTCCCGCGCTCACGCCCCAGGGCCGCATCGCGGTGACGCACCTCAGGGCCATGCGCCCCCCACTCGTCGCCGCCGCGCAGACCGCGGGCTACGCCATCGCCTCGGAGTACGGCGACCTGCCGGACCACTACCTGCTCTTCCTGCGGCCCGCCGTGAGCCCCTGA
- a CDS encoding DUF5953 family protein, with protein MTTQGPLLLKVYAPALVQDDNRTIATVHALERALPGLRLDWKVTKRRLAAIPQRDTWLAEATTRGEFPMVCNGDEHYPVMLSGQSESAYVSPGGQPQLQVHAKLPLDVVVIAAAADVLGAVAEGARAFWGQATPDGAALDIAYQIAPTREGPPSPRRGLPALKLFEHIRSPEIPYYLGWLNYWSEAAARAIGFPDPARDTELLSRSRRTATAGWIVQLTEAPLDLDDPAHLEALKRAYERFPEIGGRATP; from the coding sequence ATGACCACTCAAGGCCCCCTCCTTCTCAAAGTCTATGCTCCTGCGCTTGTGCAAGACGACAATCGTACAATCGCTACCGTCCATGCCTTGGAACGAGCATTGCCCGGTTTGCGCCTGGATTGGAAGGTCACCAAGAGACGGCTTGCCGCGATACCTCAGCGCGATACATGGTTGGCCGAGGCGACAACGCGCGGTGAATTCCCGATGGTTTGCAACGGCGACGAGCATTATCCCGTGATGCTTTCCGGGCAGTCTGAATCCGCGTACGTGAGCCCAGGCGGGCAGCCACAACTCCAAGTCCATGCGAAGCTACCCCTGGATGTGGTTGTCATCGCGGCAGCGGCGGATGTGCTGGGGGCCGTCGCGGAGGGAGCACGCGCGTTCTGGGGGCAAGCGACGCCAGACGGCGCTGCCTTGGACATCGCTTATCAGATTGCTCCCACCCGAGAAGGACCGCCGTCCCCACGCCGTGGGCTGCCCGCCCTGAAGCTCTTCGAACACATCCGCTCGCCGGAGATCCCCTATTACCTCGGCTGGCTGAACTACTGGTCGGAGGCCGCCGCACGGGCCATCGGGTTCCCGGATCCTGCTCGCGACACCGAGTTGCTCTCACGGTCTCGGCGCACGGCGACGGCCGGGTGGATTGTGCAGCTGACAGAGGCGCCGCTCGACCTGGACGACCCCGCCCATCTGGAAGCGCTCAAGCGGGCCTACGAGCGCTTCCCCGAAATCGGCGGGCGCGCGACGCCTTGA
- a CDS encoding caspase family protein: protein MRRLLPLLLVLLSACAGPSATAGDKGGLVPLRLDAADLSRAYTPRRLALLVGVSSFDDPQWRALRFSSKDASDLAAALKDPARGHFDQVRVLTRPEETTRDAILAALRQLRREATRPDDVVMVYLSAHGTLARDGRGELTRYLVTRDASYRAIPQTALSMDALKAEFEQLPSRRRLLVLATCHSGSGKSLLPHELEVELAGIKSGFYARPLEESSRASMVFAASDWGETAREDEGLRNDIYTYFLIEGLGGAADRNADGAVTATEAHDYSRRRTFTFTEGRQRPSAEIMEVGADPVILAGRIDRTGQPELFSYNPRLDGFLLKVDGEPRLELPGGAAVGPGKRTVELTKGDAVLVRREVDVARGERLPLERLLSDAIPRRALSLVGGMMSFADGRSRRELLPAAPQVGVVLRLEDLPLQDLGLMLDLGLGRGRQKLQVAPGSEVPFGYTTFTLGAAVPYLWRWERLTLFAGPRVAALYLGRSFDVEAYSGGQRYFTVSPGVVGGLAWRLGERLELTAQGHGMLTYVVVDGQGQAVGFIGGNAGVGYRF from the coding sequence GTGAGGCGCCTCCTTCCCCTGCTGCTCGTCCTCCTCTCCGCCTGCGCGGGTCCGTCCGCCACGGCCGGAGACAAGGGCGGGCTCGTGCCGCTGCGGCTCGACGCCGCGGACCTGTCACGTGCATACACGCCCCGGCGGCTCGCGCTGCTCGTGGGCGTGTCATCCTTCGATGATCCGCAGTGGCGCGCCCTGCGCTTCTCTTCCAAGGACGCCAGCGACCTGGCCGCGGCGCTGAAGGACCCCGCGCGAGGCCACTTCGACCAGGTGCGCGTCCTCACGCGCCCGGAGGAGACGACCCGCGACGCCATCCTCGCGGCGCTCCGGCAGCTGCGGCGTGAAGCCACCCGGCCCGACGACGTGGTGATGGTGTACCTGTCCGCGCACGGCACGCTCGCGCGCGACGGCCGCGGGGAGCTCACGCGCTACCTCGTCACGCGAGACGCGTCCTACCGCGCCATTCCGCAGACGGCGCTCTCCATGGACGCGCTGAAGGCGGAGTTCGAACAGCTGCCCAGCCGCAGGCGCCTGCTGGTGTTGGCCACCTGCCACAGCGGCAGCGGCAAGTCGCTGCTGCCCCACGAGCTGGAAGTGGAGCTCGCGGGCATCAAGTCCGGCTTCTACGCGCGGCCGCTGGAAGAGTCCTCCCGGGCCTCCATGGTGTTCGCCGCCAGCGACTGGGGCGAGACGGCGCGCGAGGACGAGGGCCTGCGCAACGACATCTACACGTACTTCCTCATCGAGGGCCTGGGCGGCGCGGCGGACCGCAACGCGGACGGCGCCGTCACCGCCACGGAGGCGCACGACTATTCGCGCCGCCGCACCTTCACCTTCACGGAGGGACGCCAGCGGCCGTCCGCCGAAATCATGGAGGTGGGCGCGGATCCGGTCATCCTCGCCGGCCGCATCGACCGCACGGGCCAGCCGGAGCTCTTCTCCTACAACCCGCGCCTGGACGGCTTCCTGCTCAAGGTGGACGGAGAGCCGCGCCTGGAGCTGCCGGGAGGCGCGGCGGTGGGCCCGGGCAAGCGCACGGTGGAGCTCACCAAGGGCGACGCCGTCCTCGTGCGGCGCGAAGTGGACGTGGCCCGGGGCGAGCGCCTGCCGCTGGAGCGCCTGCTGTCGGACGCCATCCCGCGCCGCGCGCTGTCGCTCGTGGGCGGGATGATGTCCTTCGCGGACGGCAGGAGCCGGCGCGAGCTCTTGCCCGCGGCGCCCCAGGTGGGCGTGGTGCTGCGGCTGGAGGACCTGCCGCTCCAGGACCTGGGCCTGATGCTGGACCTGGGGCTGGGACGTGGGCGCCAGAAGCTCCAGGTGGCGCCCGGCAGCGAGGTGCCCTTCGGCTACACCACGTTCACGCTGGGCGCGGCGGTGCCGTACCTGTGGCGCTGGGAGCGCCTGACGCTGTTCGCGGGCCCGCGTGTGGCCGCGCTGTACCTGGGCAGGTCTTTCGATGTGGAGGCCTATTCGGGAGGCCAGCGCTACTTCACCGTCAGCCCCGGTGTGGTGGGCGGACTGGCGTGGCGCCTGGGGGAGCGGTTGGAGCTCACCGCCCAGGGTCACGGGATGCTGACGTACGTGGTGGTGGACGGGCAGGGACAGGCCGTGGGCTTCATCGGCGGAAACGCCGGCGTGGGGTACCGCTTCTGA
- a CDS encoding OsmC family peroxiredoxin, with product MGISKGSAQWNGGFKDGKGSMKPGHAAEVLFSVGTRFEGQQGSNPEELIGAALSGCFSMALSVGLEKAGLKPTRIQTNADVHLDKQGDGFAITTIDLVTEATIPGANDAQFQKIAEETKKGCPVSKALGGVNITLKAKLAT from the coding sequence ATGGGTATCAGCAAGGGCAGTGCGCAGTGGAACGGCGGGTTCAAGGACGGCAAGGGCTCCATGAAGCCCGGTCATGCCGCGGAGGTCCTCTTCTCGGTCGGCACCCGCTTCGAGGGACAGCAGGGCAGCAACCCGGAGGAGCTCATCGGCGCGGCGCTCTCCGGCTGCTTCTCCATGGCCCTGTCCGTGGGACTGGAGAAGGCGGGCCTGAAGCCCACGCGCATCCAGACGAACGCGGACGTGCACCTGGACAAGCAGGGTGACGGCTTCGCCATCACCACCATCGACCTCGTCACCGAGGCCACCATCCCCGGCGCCAACGACGCCCAGTTCCAGAAGATCGCCGAGGAGACCAAGAAGGGCTGCCCCGTCTCCAAGGCGCTCGGCGGCGTGAACATCACGCTGAAGGCGAAGCTCGCGACCTGA
- a CDS encoding FAD-dependent oxidoreductase, with the protein MADPTLSTQCCIAGGGPAGMMLGLLLARAGVEVKVLEKHADFLRDFRGDTLHPSTLELMHELGWLDELLALPHSKMFDLRFQVGEHDVTVGDFRHLPTHARYLAFMPQWDLLDFIARKAAMYPTFQLLRRTEVADLVREHGQVVGVRARTPEGPLEVRASLVVAADGRKSTLRQQSGLEVQNLGAPMDVLWFRVTRRPDDPSPPLGHFERGALFILINRGDQWQCGRVIPKGGIASVQALGLESFRAELVKQAPFLADRAGEIRSWDDVKLLTVRVDRLRTWYQPGLLCIGDAAHAMSPVGGVGINLAVQDAVATANLLAGPLLARRVTTEDLRRVQQRRELPTRLTQRAQVLIQNRVVDSALRKRAFSNGRLPLSLQLVKRIPALRRIPARLIGLGVRPEHIHTPVASPLH; encoded by the coding sequence ATGGCCGACCCCACGCTCTCCACACAGTGCTGCATCGCGGGCGGAGGCCCGGCGGGAATGATGCTGGGGCTGCTGCTCGCCCGGGCCGGCGTGGAGGTGAAGGTGCTGGAGAAGCACGCGGACTTCCTCCGCGACTTCCGCGGCGACACGCTCCACCCATCCACGCTGGAGCTGATGCACGAGCTGGGCTGGCTCGACGAGCTGCTCGCCCTGCCCCATTCGAAGATGTTCGACCTGCGCTTCCAGGTCGGCGAGCACGACGTCACCGTGGGGGACTTCCGCCACCTCCCCACGCACGCGCGCTACCTGGCCTTCATGCCGCAGTGGGACCTGCTCGACTTCATCGCGCGCAAGGCCGCCATGTACCCCACCTTCCAGCTGCTGCGCCGCACGGAGGTGGCGGACCTCGTGCGTGAGCATGGTCAGGTCGTCGGGGTCCGCGCGCGGACGCCCGAGGGCCCGCTGGAGGTGCGCGCGTCGCTGGTGGTGGCCGCGGACGGCCGGAAGTCCACGCTGCGTCAGCAGTCCGGACTGGAGGTCCAGAACCTGGGCGCCCCCATGGACGTGCTCTGGTTCCGGGTGACGCGCAGGCCCGACGATCCCAGCCCTCCCCTGGGCCACTTCGAGCGCGGAGCCCTCTTCATCCTCATCAACCGGGGTGATCAGTGGCAGTGCGGCCGGGTCATCCCCAAGGGCGGCATCGCGTCCGTCCAGGCGCTCGGCCTGGAGTCCTTCCGGGCCGAGCTCGTGAAGCAGGCGCCGTTCCTCGCCGACCGCGCCGGTGAGATCCGAAGCTGGGATGACGTGAAGTTGCTGACCGTGCGCGTGGATCGGCTGCGCACCTGGTATCAGCCCGGCCTGCTGTGCATCGGCGACGCGGCACACGCGATGTCACCCGTGGGCGGAGTGGGCATCAACCTGGCGGTTCAGGATGCCGTGGCCACCGCCAACCTGCTCGCGGGCCCCCTGCTCGCCCGCCGTGTCACGACCGAAGACCTGCGTCGCGTCCAGCAGCGCCGCGAGCTCCCCACCCGGCTCACCCAGCGAGCGCAGGTGCTCATCCAGAATCGAGTGGTGGACTCGGCGCTCCGGAAGCGCGCTTTCAGTAACGGCCGGCTGCCCTTGAGCCTCCAGCTGGTGAAACGCATCCCCGCGCTGCGCCGCATCCCCGCTCGCCTGATAGGCCTGGGCGTCCGCCCCGAACACATCCACACGCCGGTCGCTTCACCCCTTCACTGA
- a CDS encoding SRPBCC family protein: MASSRTTALQEVRTQTTEAREELRSEQWKLTGTVVVAGTMMSVGLKRRSLGGTAVALAGGALLYRGLQSQRRALSEVARSARRALTGEEARHGQLIEVERTITVERPMDELYRLWREPSTLSRLMEHFAEVTPTADGGRHWRIHGPLGRDMSWDSHLAEERPPEFHSWESSENSPMKTRGWVRFRPDPANGVTVVTLHLAFLPPGGALAEALAQRMRGIPAMQVTKTLRRFKSLAETGEIPTEDAPKGYAFIKQKVDGYVRNVFTS; encoded by the coding sequence ATGGCGAGTTCACGAACAACAGCCCTGCAGGAAGTCCGCACTCAGACAACCGAGGCCCGGGAGGAACTCCGCTCGGAGCAATGGAAGCTGACCGGTACCGTGGTGGTCGCGGGCACGATGATGTCCGTGGGGCTGAAACGCCGCTCGCTCGGAGGCACGGCGGTGGCACTGGCCGGCGGCGCCCTGCTCTACCGAGGCCTGCAATCCCAGCGGCGTGCGCTCTCCGAGGTCGCCCGGTCGGCCCGCCGCGCATTGACAGGCGAGGAGGCTCGGCATGGACAGCTCATCGAAGTGGAGCGCACCATCACGGTGGAACGCCCGATGGATGAGCTCTACCGCCTGTGGCGTGAACCCTCCACGCTGAGCCGCCTGATGGAGCACTTCGCGGAGGTCACGCCCACGGCCGACGGCGGCCGGCACTGGCGGATCCACGGCCCGCTGGGACGCGACATGAGCTGGGACTCACACCTCGCGGAGGAACGCCCGCCGGAGTTCCACAGCTGGGAGTCCTCGGAGAACAGCCCCATGAAGACGCGCGGCTGGGTGCGCTTCCGGCCCGATCCAGCGAACGGGGTCACGGTGGTGACGTTGCACCTGGCCTTCCTGCCCCCGGGCGGCGCGCTGGCCGAGGCGTTGGCGCAGCGGATGCGCGGCATCCCCGCCATGCAGGTGACGAAGACGCTGCGCCGCTTCAAGAGCCTGGCGGAGACCGGAGAGATCCCCACGGAGGACGCGCCGAAGGGGTACGCGTTCATCAAGCAGAAGGTGGATGGCTACGTGCGGAACGTGTTCACTTCTTGA
- the trhA gene encoding PAQR family membrane homeostasis protein TrhA, with the protein MEESVKPRLRGLSHVIAFVAALVGCVRLAQLPVHGMQYTANLVFGCSLVLMFGVSGGYHWPTWSAATYQRIRRFDHAAIFILIAGSFTPLATLDPLGGLSQRLLWVMWGAALTGATLTLAGISASRGLRSGLYVALGCVAAPVFWNLPGVMGQGRVGWLFFGAMLYAVGAVVYARRWPDPIPHVFGYHEVFHVMVVAAAGTHYAVLLDFVGR; encoded by the coding sequence ATGGAAGAGAGTGTGAAGCCCCGGTTGCGCGGCCTGTCCCACGTCATCGCGTTCGTGGCGGCGCTGGTGGGCTGCGTGCGGCTGGCGCAGCTGCCGGTGCACGGCATGCAGTACACGGCGAACCTGGTGTTCGGCTGCAGCCTGGTGCTGATGTTCGGCGTGAGCGGCGGCTACCACTGGCCCACCTGGAGCGCGGCGACGTACCAGCGGATCCGCCGGTTCGACCACGCGGCCATCTTCATCCTCATCGCGGGGAGCTTCACGCCGCTGGCGACGCTGGACCCCTTGGGGGGCCTGAGTCAGAGGCTGCTCTGGGTGATGTGGGGCGCGGCGCTGACGGGAGCCACGCTGACGCTCGCGGGCATCTCCGCGTCGCGGGGCCTGCGCTCGGGGCTCTACGTGGCGCTGGGCTGCGTGGCGGCCCCGGTGTTCTGGAACCTGCCCGGGGTGATGGGCCAGGGCCGCGTGGGCTGGCTCTTCTTCGGGGCCATGCTCTACGCCGTGGGAGCGGTGGTGTACGCGCGCCGTTGGCCGGATCCCATCCCCCACGTCTTCGGCTACCACGAGGTGTTCCACGTCATGGTCGTCGCCGCGGCCGGCACGCACTACGCTGTCCTGCTGGACTTCGTGGGGCGTTAG
- a CDS encoding RNA polymerase sigma factor: MGETDDVTDAVRRATRGESSAFSELYRRTRPLVARLVAGFGTLDPDEAEDVLQESYVRAFRGLPQLKSAGAFTPWLLTIARNRARTRLERRNLLHRMEEELADPTPETVPALPPTLQVERDIEVVRQLIAELPEGEEKKTVQLFYIEGQLSAREIAEKLGVGKSTVTMRLERFRGRIKRELLLRVLAGRWD; this comes from the coding sequence GTGGGTGAGACGGACGATGTCACGGACGCGGTTCGGCGCGCGACGCGGGGGGAGTCGTCCGCCTTCAGCGAGCTATACCGTCGTACCCGCCCCTTGGTGGCCCGGCTGGTCGCGGGTTTCGGCACATTGGATCCCGACGAGGCGGAAGACGTCCTCCAAGAATCCTACGTGCGGGCGTTTCGGGGGTTGCCCCAGCTGAAGTCGGCGGGGGCCTTCACCCCGTGGTTGTTGACCATCGCGCGCAACCGGGCGCGCACGCGGCTGGAGCGCCGCAACCTGCTCCATCGGATGGAGGAGGAACTGGCGGACCCGACGCCGGAGACAGTGCCTGCCCTGCCTCCCACGCTCCAGGTGGAGCGGGACATCGAGGTGGTGCGGCAGCTCATCGCGGAGCTGCCCGAAGGCGAGGAGAAGAAGACCGTGCAGCTCTTCTACATCGAGGGTCAGCTCTCCGCGCGGGAGATCGCCGAGAAGCTCGGCGTGGGAAAGAGCACGGTCACCATGCGGCTGGAGCGGTTTCGCGGGCGCATCAAGCGCGAGCTCCTCCTGCGGGTGCTCGCCGGACGGTGGGATTGA
- a CDS encoding PQQ-dependent sugar dehydrogenase — translation MSFPLRASICVGTALFLTHCAHRPTPDSSAASAKAPALPAPDPSFKVKRYSTVVGWPEGKRPTAPEGFEVTRYADGLRNPRWTYVLPNGDVLVAEASSEFKSEEDKEESIQSGKVRSQNLGHSANRITLLRDADRDGTPEVREVFLAGVKQPLGMLLLGDRFYVAGTDAVWRYPYTAGETSLKAPGEKILELPAGGYNNHWTRNLLANADGSKLYVSVGSASNVAEHGLKEEERRANILEINPDGTGERIYASGLRNPVGMGWAPGTRTLWTAVNERDDLGEDLVPDYLTHVEDGGFYGWPYAYFGANEDPRMAGQRPDLVAKTLVPDVPLGSHTASLGLAFYEAQAFPQKYRGGAFIGQHGSWNRAELSGYKVVFVPFKDGKPSGPPEDFLTGFIADAAQARVHGRPVGVTVLPDGALLVADDASNTLWKVTAKR, via the coding sequence ATGTCCTTCCCCCTCCGAGCCTCCATCTGCGTCGGCACCGCGCTGTTCCTGACCCACTGCGCGCACCGCCCCACCCCTGACAGCTCCGCCGCGTCCGCGAAGGCGCCCGCGCTGCCCGCGCCCGACCCCAGCTTCAAGGTGAAGCGGTACAGCACGGTCGTCGGCTGGCCGGAAGGCAAGCGCCCCACGGCCCCGGAGGGCTTCGAGGTGACGCGCTACGCGGATGGCCTGCGCAACCCGCGCTGGACCTACGTGCTGCCCAACGGCGACGTCCTGGTGGCCGAGGCCAGCTCCGAGTTCAAGAGCGAGGAGGACAAGGAGGAGTCCATCCAGTCCGGCAAGGTGCGCTCGCAGAACCTGGGCCACAGCGCCAACCGCATCACCCTGCTGCGCGACGCGGACCGCGACGGCACGCCCGAGGTCCGCGAGGTGTTCCTGGCGGGCGTGAAGCAGCCGCTGGGCATGCTGCTGTTGGGCGACCGCTTCTACGTGGCCGGCACGGACGCCGTCTGGCGTTACCCGTACACGGCCGGCGAGACATCGCTGAAGGCCCCTGGTGAGAAGATCCTGGAGCTGCCGGCGGGCGGCTACAACAACCACTGGACGCGCAACCTGCTGGCCAACGCGGACGGTTCGAAGCTCTACGTGTCCGTGGGCTCCGCGAGCAACGTGGCGGAGCACGGCCTGAAGGAGGAGGAGCGCCGCGCCAACATCCTGGAGATCAACCCGGATGGCACGGGCGAGCGCATCTACGCGAGCGGCCTGCGCAACCCCGTGGGCATGGGCTGGGCCCCGGGCACGCGCACGCTGTGGACGGCGGTGAACGAGCGAGACGACCTGGGCGAGGACCTGGTGCCGGACTACCTCACGCACGTGGAGGACGGCGGCTTCTACGGCTGGCCCTACGCATACTTCGGAGCGAACGAGGATCCGCGCATGGCGGGACAGCGGCCGGACCTGGTGGCGAAGACGCTGGTGCCGGACGTGCCACTGGGTTCCCACACCGCGTCGCTGGGCCTGGCGTTCTACGAGGCCCAGGCGTTCCCGCAGAAGTACCGGGGCGGCGCGTTCATCGGACAGCACGGCTCGTGGAACCGCGCGGAGCTGTCCGGCTACAAGGTCGTGTTCGTGCCGTTCAAGGACGGAAAGCCGTCCGGCCCGCCGGAGGACTTCCTCACGGGCTTCATCGCCGACGCGGCCCAGGCCCGGGTGCATGGCCGGCCGGTGGGCGTCACCGTGCTGCCGGACGGCGCGTTGCTGGTCGCGGATGACGCCAGCAACACGCTGTGGAAGGTGACCGCGAAGCGCTGA
- a CDS encoding DUF6310 domain-containing protein — translation MERCYPALDHDRLEFHDTTGRCTVASADAAAIGLGFCVLAAPEIAVGAVIVLGVVVVAVAIKEQLDAYEFRHLYPEEAGTAQGTKAAPREAVAKRKPELEPEPAGKDWQPPVPPVPVGRTGRASCEPVPVPHAGEDDAHNECADKFPPNRYPGHDVLVNGVRFDALQVGVRKLWEIKTHRFDTYNAFVRDQEIKKEYEQIKKERDAAAACGYGFVIGVSTQAHKDSLLQQNQTLNVVVTGCKR, via the coding sequence GTGGAGCGGTGCTATCCGGCGCTCGACCATGACCGGCTCGAGTTCCACGACACCACGGGAAGATGCACAGTCGCCTCTGCGGACGCCGCCGCCATCGGGCTCGGGTTCTGCGTGCTGGCGGCTCCTGAGATCGCCGTGGGTGCCGTCATCGTCCTGGGCGTGGTGGTGGTCGCCGTCGCCATCAAGGAACAACTGGATGCATATGAGTTCCGCCACCTCTACCCCGAGGAAGCAGGAACCGCGCAAGGAACGAAGGCGGCGCCTCGGGAAGCTGTAGCGAAGCGGAAGCCCGAGTTGGAACCGGAACCAGCGGGGAAGGATTGGCAGCCCCCGGTCCCCCCTGTTCCCGTGGGCCGGACTGGACGCGCAAGTTGCGAGCCTGTACCGGTGCCTCACGCAGGCGAGGACGACGCGCATAACGAGTGCGCCGACAAGTTTCCGCCCAACCGCTACCCCGGTCACGACGTGCTCGTGAACGGGGTCCGCTTCGATGCACTACAAGTCGGCGTGCGCAAGCTGTGGGAGATCAAGACCCATCGTTTTGACACATACAATGCCTTTGTTCGGGACCAGGAGATCAAGAAGGAATACGAGCAAATAAAAAAGGAGCGCGACGCCGCAGCGGCATGTGGCTACGGCTTTGTCATTGGGGTGAGCACCCAAGCGCACAAAGACTCGCTACTACAACAGAATCAGACCCTCAATGTCGTCGTCACGGGATGCAAAAGATGA